The following coding sequences lie in one Deltaproteobacteria bacterium genomic window:
- a CDS encoding FRG domain-containing protein, whose amino-acid sequence MKGQWIGRFEGDVEGQIIANIDDLGKTYGGAVFFLPEKQGLPASAAYFETTDKKAKSACKALTVPIDPITSQPTAWENIQKLFPGVAHSKEAVVEIQFEKNRLHLKAKTDLGTKVESSIARNPPTDTSDIKGAVKTWEEYKAFVSKLAGQKNIFRGQRTPWKLRTAFHRRGRYNLTRFLNVDIPLLYRHLSARTSHVFNMEIPNENGAFLNLVQHHGYPTPLLDWTYSPYVAAFFAFRGMAKTNKNEVVRVYIFDQERWRRDWSQVIVLNVPFLHMSIIEFLAIENERLIPQQSATTVTNIDDIESYVRDKEVLQKCTYLTAIDMPGAERNEVMQELSFMGITAGSMFPGLDGACEELRERMFNQ is encoded by the coding sequence TTGAAGGGGCAGTGGATAGGAAGATTTGAAGGCGATGTTGAAGGGCAAATTATCGCAAATATCGACGACCTCGGGAAGACTTACGGAGGTGCGGTCTTTTTTCTCCCCGAGAAACAGGGGTTGCCAGCTTCGGCTGCATACTTCGAGACCACAGACAAGAAAGCCAAGAGCGCTTGCAAAGCTCTAACCGTGCCCATTGATCCTATAACTAGCCAACCAACCGCTTGGGAGAACATCCAGAAATTATTCCCTGGAGTCGCTCATTCCAAGGAAGCTGTTGTGGAGATACAATTCGAGAAGAACAGGCTCCACTTGAAAGCCAAAACCGATTTAGGGACAAAAGTCGAAAGCAGTATAGCGAGAAATCCGCCCACGGATACGTCGGACATCAAGGGTGCCGTTAAGACTTGGGAAGAGTACAAAGCCTTTGTTTCCAAACTGGCAGGGCAGAAGAACATATTCCGGGGACAGCGAACACCCTGGAAACTCAGAACGGCCTTTCACAGAAGAGGTAGATACAATCTCACTCGTTTCCTAAACGTGGACATTCCTCTTCTGTATCGGCATCTGAGCGCGAGAACATCGCACGTATTCAACATGGAAATACCAAATGAAAATGGAGCCTTTCTGAACCTCGTTCAACATCACGGTTACCCAACACCCCTACTGGATTGGACTTACTCTCCCTATGTCGCCGCATTTTTTGCGTTCAGAGGAATGGCCAAAACGAATAAGAATGAAGTCGTGAGGGTGTACATCTTCGACCAAGAAAGGTGGAGACGTGATTGGAGCCAGGTGATCGTGCTAAATGTTCCGTTTCTGCATATGTCTATCATTGAATTCCTTGCAATCGAGAATGAACGACTTATTCCTCAACAATCAGCCACTACCGTCACAAATATCGACGACATAGAGTCGTACGTCAGAGACAAGGAGGTTCTGCAAAAGTGCACGTACCTCACCGCGATTGACATGCCGGGTGCCGAGAGAAACGAAGTAATGCAGGAACTTTCCTTTATGGGCATCACCGCCGGTTCCATGTTCCCTGGCTTGGACGGGGCGTGCGAGGAACTCAGGGAAAGAATGTTCAATCAATAG
- a CDS encoding DUF433 domain-containing protein — translation MEIAKRITVDEKIRFGKPVIKGTRVPVDLVIGKLAGGLAYEEVMSEYEITREDILAALDYAAKHLADEEVRAVA, via the coding sequence ATGGAGATTGCTAAAAGAATAACTGTTGATGAAAAAATCAGATTTGGAAAACCGGTGATAAAAGGAACACGGGTCCCGGTGGATTTGGTTATAGGTAAATTAGCCGGTGGATTGGCTTATGAAGAGGTCATGTCGGAGTATGAAATAACCAGAGAAGATATCCTGGCAGCATTGGATTATGCTGCCAAACATCTCGCAGATGAAGAAGTCAGGGCCGTCGCTTAA
- a CDS encoding DUF5615 family PIN-like protein: MPKFVIDEDMPRSTAKLLKFSGFEAFDVRDYGLRGKDDGEIYKFSQTNRAVLLTGDLGFGNLLHFPLGTHSGIFIAHFPNEISTAELNNQIIKAILSLKEDEFNGNLIILEPGKLRIRRNPTQ, encoded by the coding sequence ATGCCTAAATTTGTAATTGATGAGGACATGCCCCGGTCAACGGCAAAACTCCTAAAGTTTAGTGGCTTCGAGGCATTTGATGTTCGGGATTATGGGTTAAGAGGGAAAGATGATGGAGAAATATATAAATTTTCTCAGACCAATAGGGCCGTCTTGTTGACAGGAGATTTGGGGTTTGGGAACCTGCTTCATTTCCCGCTCGGTACGCATTCTGGAATTTTTATCGCCCATTTCCCTAATGAAATATCAACTGCTGAATTGAATAACCAGATAATCAAAGCCATTTTAAGTCTGAAAGAAGATGAGTTTAACGGAAATCTAATTATTCTTGAGCCCGGCAAATTAAGGATCAGAAGGAATCCAACCCAATAA